The following proteins are co-located in the Diaphorobacter sp. HDW4B genome:
- a CDS encoding TRAP transporter large permease, with product MSTMSIGLAMFAGMLVLMAVRVPIAVAMFIPGAVGYMVLSGWVPLLAHLKGAVYGRVSVYDLSVIPLFMLMGAVAVQGGLSKALFDFANALLGRFRGGMAMAGVLACAAFGSISGSTVATTATIAQVAYPQMRRIGYSGRLATAALATGGTMGVLLPPSVTLMVYAILTEQNITKMFLAAYVPALIAAIGYIIAIMVMVRIHPEQAPAAQAISAAEVLKAAAKVWPILAIFAVVFGGIYGGLFTATEGAAIGNVMTCAITLFRGELNRSKFVSAVRTTAQTSGMIFLIFIGADMINAALALSQLPSQLAELVGHLSIPPLLVLTGVMLFYVLLGCVMDEMSMILLTVPTLFPVIMGMDFFGLNVADKALWFGILILTVCEIGMIFPPVGLNVYIMNGLARDVPMVETYKGVVPFLITDALRLGLLISVPATSLWLVHLLT from the coding sequence ATGAGCACGATGTCGATTGGTCTGGCGATGTTCGCTGGCATGCTGGTGCTGATGGCCGTGCGCGTGCCGATCGCGGTGGCGATGTTCATTCCCGGTGCTGTGGGCTACATGGTGCTGTCGGGCTGGGTGCCGCTGCTGGCGCATTTGAAAGGCGCTGTCTACGGCCGCGTGTCGGTCTATGACCTGTCGGTGATTCCGCTGTTCATGCTGATGGGCGCTGTGGCGGTGCAGGGCGGTCTGTCCAAGGCGCTGTTCGATTTTGCGAATGCGCTGCTCGGGCGCTTTCGTGGCGGCATGGCGATGGCCGGTGTGCTGGCCTGCGCGGCCTTTGGTTCGATCTCCGGCTCGACCGTGGCAACCACCGCAACGATTGCGCAAGTGGCTTATCCGCAGATGCGCCGCATCGGTTATTCGGGCCGTCTGGCAACCGCTGCGCTGGCCACCGGCGGCACCATGGGCGTGCTCTTGCCGCCATCGGTCACGCTGATGGTCTATGCGATTTTGACCGAGCAGAACATCACCAAGATGTTCCTCGCGGCCTATGTTCCCGCGCTGATCGCGGCCATCGGCTACATCATCGCCATCATGGTGATGGTGCGCATCCATCCCGAGCAAGCTCCCGCCGCGCAGGCGATCTCCGCCGCCGAAGTGCTCAAGGCCGCAGCCAAGGTCTGGCCGATTCTCGCGATCTTCGCAGTGGTGTTCGGCGGCATCTACGGCGGCCTGTTCACCGCCACCGAAGGCGCTGCCATCGGCAATGTGATGACCTGCGCGATCACGCTGTTCCGTGGCGAGCTCAACCGCAGCAAGTTCGTGTCGGCGGTGCGCACCACGGCGCAGACCAGCGGCATGATCTTTCTGATCTTCATCGGTGCGGACATGATCAACGCGGCGCTGGCCTTGTCGCAACTGCCTTCTCAGCTTGCCGAGCTGGTCGGTCATCTGTCGATTCCGCCGCTGCTGGTGCTCACGGGCGTGATGCTGTTCTACGTGCTGCTGGGCTGCGTGATGGACGAGATGAGCATGATTCTGCTGACCGTGCCCACGCTGTTCCCGGTGATCATGGGCATGGACTTCTTCGGACTCAACGTGGCCGACAAGGCGCTGTGGTTCGGCATCCTGATTCTCACCGTGTGCGAGATCGGCATGATCTTCCCGCCGGTCGGCCTGAACGTTTACATCATGAATGGCCTGGCGCGCGATGTGCCCATGGTCGAGACCTACAAGGGCGTGGTGCCGTTCCTGATCACCGATGCGCTGCGGCTGGGGCTGCTCATCTCGGTGCCTGCCACATCGCTGTGGCTGGTGCACCTGCTCACCTGA
- a CDS encoding TRAP transporter substrate-binding protein → MTFKLLLSACTLAIASIAAPAQAQEVTLKVHFFLPQTSYASTLFIQPWCEKIAKESNNKMKCQMYPSMQLGGTPPQLFDQVRDGVADVVWTLPGYTAGRFPSLEAFELPFMMRSPEATSRALWEYAQVHSQKEFKDVHPLAFHVHGPGVFHMTGKPVKTMADLRGLKMRAPTRLTNKFIAMLGATPVSMPVPQVGDALSKGVIDGAVVPYEVVPSVKIQELVKYHSETDPAVPAFYTSTFIFAMNKAKYESLPADLKKVIDNNSGEAFSGQIGKAFVQADAEGKKLTSGNTTNVIAASELATWQKLGDKLSADWVKDMSGKGLDGQKMLSDAKALIAKQAAKP, encoded by the coding sequence ATGACATTCAAACTGCTGCTTTCCGCCTGCACTCTCGCCATCGCGAGCATCGCTGCGCCCGCGCAGGCCCAGGAGGTGACGCTCAAGGTTCACTTCTTTCTGCCGCAAACGTCGTATGCGAGCACGCTGTTCATTCAACCTTGGTGCGAAAAGATCGCCAAGGAATCGAACAACAAGATGAAGTGCCAGATGTATCCGTCGATGCAGTTGGGCGGCACGCCGCCGCAGCTCTTCGATCAGGTGCGCGATGGCGTGGCCGATGTGGTGTGGACGCTGCCGGGCTACACCGCAGGGCGCTTCCCGAGCCTCGAAGCCTTCGAGCTGCCCTTCATGATGCGCAGCCCCGAAGCCACAAGCCGCGCGCTGTGGGAATACGCGCAGGTCCACAGCCAGAAGGAATTCAAGGACGTGCACCCGCTCGCCTTCCACGTGCACGGCCCCGGCGTGTTCCACATGACAGGCAAGCCGGTCAAGACCATGGCCGATCTGCGTGGTCTGAAGATGCGCGCACCGACCCGGCTGACCAACAAGTTCATCGCCATGCTGGGCGCAACGCCCGTCAGCATGCCCGTGCCGCAAGTGGGCGATGCGCTCTCCAAAGGCGTGATCGATGGCGCGGTCGTGCCGTATGAAGTCGTGCCGTCCGTGAAGATTCAGGAACTGGTCAAGTACCACTCCGAAACCGACCCTGCCGTGCCCGCGTTCTACACCTCGACCTTCATCTTCGCGATGAACAAGGCCAAGTACGAATCGCTGCCCGCCGATCTGAAAAAGGTCATCGACAACAACAGCGGCGAAGCCTTCTCCGGCCAGATCGGCAAGGCCTTCGTGCAGGCCGATGCGGAAGGCAAGAAGCTCACCAGCGGCAACACCACCAACGTGATCGCAGCCTCCGAACTCGCGACCTGGCAGAAGCTGGGCGACAAGCTCTCGGCCGACTGGGTCAAGGACATGAGCGGCAAGGGCCTCGACGGCCAGAAGATGCTGAGCGACGCCAAGGCACTGATCGCCAAGCAGGCAGCCAAGCCGTAA